The Marivirga tractuosa DSM 4126 genome contains the following window.
CACTTATTCAGGATGATGACCAAATGGTGGTTAGAAAATTTATAAAACTGAAAAGCCCGATTTTCATCGGGCTTTTCTTTTCCATACCAAGTAGAGAAAACAAAATCTCAAACCAATCTACTCTAGAACAGTATATCAATATATTTCAACCTTGTTTCTAAATTTATCCTAAAAATCTTATGAACTGGTTAATGACTCACCTAGCCAAAAATCATTTCAAAAATATATTTCAATTTAATTTCCATATACTTCTACTTCCGGTCTGACCTGCGGTACTGACCTAAGTGCTCATTGAACATACTTCGAGCTTCCTACTCCTAACTTCTAACAACCTCCCCTTTTCCCCTTTCAACAAATTTTCAGATATTAGCATTTCAAAATTTAAGACTACTAAAACGACTTTTTGATATGACTTATAAAGCTAACGATCCAGGATTAAAAAGCTGGGTAGAAGTACCTCAAAACTCAGATTTCCCTATTCAAAACCTTCCATATGGTATTTTTTCAACCAGCAAGAAATCGCCAAGAGCAGGAGTTGCTATAGGAGATTACATATTGGATTTAACTGAAGTACAATCCGGCAAATTGTTTAAGGAGCTTGAACTACCTGAAAGAATCTTTGACCGTCCAGTGTTAAACGATTTCATGGATTTAGGGAAGGAAGTTACCGTACCGGTAAGAGAACGTATATCTGAACTTTTACAAGCAGATAATCAAGAATTGCAAGGTAATGATCAGTTGAAAGAAAAGGCCTTAGTTCCTATGGATAAAGCTACTATGCACTTGCCTATCCGCATAGGCGATTATACTGATTTTTACTCTTCTGAATCACATGCTACAAATGTGGGCACCATGTTCCGTGATCCTGATAATGCCTTATTGCCTAATTGGAAACATATTCCCGTAGGTTATCACGGAAGGGCTTCTTCTATTGTAATATCAGGAACACCCTTGCATCGTCCAAAAGGTCAAACTATTGCACCTGATGCCAAGAAACCTGATTTTGGTCCAGCTAAACTGGTGGATTTCGAATTGGAGATGGCGTTCATCACTTGTGGTGGAAATACCTTAGGAGATGCCATCCCGACCAAAGAAGCTGAAAATCACATCTTCGGTTTCACTTTATTTAATGATTGGTCTGCCAGAGATATTCAAAAATGGGAATATGTCCCCTTAGGCCCATTCTTAGCCAAGAATTTTGGTTCCTCGATGTCGCCTTGGATTGTAACCATGGAAGCTTTAGAACCTTTCAGAATCCCTGGTCCAAAGCAAGAACCCGAAGTATTACCTTATTTGAAATTCGCTGGTGATTACCATTTTGACATTGATTTACAAGTCGGAATCCAACCAAAAGATTCAGAAGAAAAGGTAGTGACCAATTCTAATTTCAAGTATATGTATTGGAATGTGATACAGCAATTAGCCCATCAAACTGTCAATGGTTGTAACATCAATACAGGAGATGTTTATGCTTCTGGCACCATCAGTGGAAATGATCCTTCTGCTTATGGCTCCATGTTGGAATTAAGTTGGAAAGGAACAAAACCTATCCAAATGCCAGATGGAACTGAAAGAAAATTTATCAATGACCATGATACGGTCATTATGCGTGGTCATGGTGAAAAAGACGGGGTTAGAATAGGTTTCGGTGAGGTGATAACTGAGCTTCTACCAACTAAATAACAGCCAGTTTAACCACAAAGTTGCACGGAGACTTACACTAAGAAAACAGAGAAAAGCCTCAGGCTTTGGGTTAACCGCGAAGGTGCCAAGACGCAATGAATTTTTAATTGGAAAATGATTTTATTTAGCCATGACTTAACAATGCTTTTTATGAATCATTTTTCAATTATTTAGTAAGTTTTGAAAAGCTGGAACAATCTAAATGAAAAAATTTACTTTCTTTCATTTAGATTGTTATTGGCTGTTTACATAAATCAACTTGCATATTTTTCTTAGCGTCTCCGCATCTTAGCGGTTAGTTAAATTTCAGCTTTAGTTGAATACCTTTGTGTTTCTTTGTGCCTTTGTGGTTAATAATCTTCAGCTTTAGCTGAAACCCATTTCCTTTTTGCGGTTAGTTTCAGCTTTTTTATTTCTTTTTGCTACCATAAAAAGCCTTGAATTACTTAATTTTGCGAGCAAATATCATTTTGAATAAATTTTAATCACATATATGTCACTGGCAACAAAATATAATCCTTCGGATCTTGAAGATAAATGGTACAAACATTGGATGGAGCAGAAGTTCTTTGCTTCCAAACCTGATCCAAAAAAAGAGCCTTATACCATCGTAATCCCTCCTCCCAATGTAACGGGCGTCTTGCACATGGGGCATATGATGAATAATACCATTCAAGATGTATTAATCCGTAGAGCGAGAATGCAAGGAAAAGAAGCTTGTTGGGTACCAGGAATGGACCACGCTTCCATCGCTACTGAAGCTAAAGTGGTGAACATGCTAAAGGAAAAAGGCATCAATAAAAATGAAATCAGTCGCGATGAGTTCATGAAGCATGCCTGGGAATGGAAAGAAAAATACGGTGGCATCATTTTGCAGCAGTTGAAAAAACTAGGAGCTTCTTGCGATTGGGACAGAGAGCGTTTCACCATGGAGGAGGATATGTCAGCTGCTGTTATTGAAGTTTTTGTGGATTTATACAAAAAAGGCTATATCTACAGAGGAACCCGCATGGTGAACTGGGATCCGGAAGGTAAAACTGCCTTAGCCGATGATGAGGTAAATTTCAAAGAGGTGCAGGGAAAAATGTATCACATTCGATATCAAATTGAAGGAAGTGACGATCATTTAATAATTGCTACAACCAGACCTGAAACCATCATGGCAGATGCAGCAATCTGTATCAATCCTAATGATGAGCGCTTTACTCATTTGAAAGGCAAAAGAGCCATTATTCCATTGATTGACAAAGCCATTCCGATTATTGAAGATGACTATGTAGATATGGAATTTGGAACAGGTTGCCTGAAAGTAACTCCTGCTCATGATATCAATGACCATGAAATAGGACTGCGCCATAATCTGGAAGTAATTGATATTATTGCTGATAATGGACAATTGAATGAGAAAGCGCAGATTTTAGTTGGAGAGGATAGATTTGTTGCCAGAAAGAAAATCGCCAAACTACTTAAGGAAAAAGATCAATTAGAAAAGGAGGAAGACTATACCAATAATGTTGGTCACTCCGAAAGGACTAATGCAGTGATTGAGCCAAAGCTATCTACACAGTGGTTCGTGAAGATGGAAGAATTAGTGAAACCAGCTTATGAGAATGTGATGAACGACAACATCAAGCTGATTCCACCAAAATTCAAGAATACTTACAAACATTGGATGGAAAATGTGCGGGATTGGTGTATTTCCCGTCAGTTGTGGTGGGGACAAAGAATCCCAGCTTATTTTATGCCAAATGGAGATTTTGTGGTGGCTCAAAATGCTGAAGAGGCATTAAAATTAGCTAAAGAAAAAACTGGGAATCAGGATTTAAAGGCTGAAGACTTAAATCAAGATGAAGATGTTTTGGATACATGGTTTAGCTCTTGGTTGTGGCCAATCTCTGTTTTTGATGGTTTCAAAGACCCGGATAATGAAGATTTTAATTACTACTACCCTACCAATGATTTGGTAACGGGTCCTGATATTCTATTCTTCTGGGTAGCCAGAATGATCATTGCCGGTTACGAATTCAAAGGAGAGCTTCCATTTAAGAATGTATATTTGACCGGAATCGTTCGTGACGATAAAGGCAGAAAAATGTCCAAGCAATTAGGTAATTCACCTGATGCTTTAGGCTTAATTGATAAGCATGGTGCTGATGGAGTGAGAGTTGGTTTATTGCTTTCAGCTGCTGCAGGAAATGATTTATTATTCGAAGAGAAACTTTGTGAGCAAGGTTGGAATTTCGGTAATAAAATCTGGAATGCTTATCGATTAGTGGAAGGACTGGAAGTGAAAGAAAAGGATACTCCAATCGAGGCCATGAAAGCGAGAGATTGGTTTGAGGCTCGTTTTCAAGATGCCTTGAGGGAAATTAATGACCATTTTAGCAAATTCAGAATTTCTGATGCTTTAATGGCTACCTATAAGTTGATTTGGGATGATTTCTGTTCTTATTATTTAGAATTGGTAAAACCACCATATGGAGAAGCCATCGACAAAGAAACTTATGAGGCAACTATCACATTCTTTGAGGATATTCTGACGATTTTACATCCATTTATACCATTCTTAACAGAAGAAATTTGGCATCAAATTACGGAAAGAGATGATAAAGATTGTGTAATCGTGAATCATTGGCCAATTGAAAAGGATTATGACCGAGCCATCTTACATGATGCCAAAACAGCCTTTGAACTGGTTTCACAGATAAGAAACATCAGGGCTTCCAAAGGAATTTCGCCTAAAGAGGCACTTACCTTGCATGTGAAAACCAACAGTGAAATGATCTATCAGGAATATATTTCCGTGATAGATAAATTGGCTAATATAGATGAACTGGCGTTTACCAATGATAAAATTGACCAGGCGGTTAGCTTTTTCATTGGTTCAGATGAGTGTTTCATTCCAATGGAGGGCACTATAGATGTAGAGAAAGAAAAAGAGGAGATCCAAAAAGAATTGGAGTACAATAAAGGCTTCTTAAAAAGTGTGAAAAAGAAATTGGAGAATGAGCGTTTTGTAAGCAATGCACCTGCACAAGTTGTAGAAATGGAGAAGAAAAAGCAGGCGGATGCTGAAGCTAAGATTAAGACTTTGGAGGAAAGTTTGGAAAATTTGAAGTGAGATTTTAAGATTTAGGATTCAAGACCTGATGTAGTTGTCTTGAATCTTAATTCTTGACTCTTATATCTATTTTTTCAGATGTAATACTTATCACTTTAACAATCAATTTTTCTTCTTACCTTTGTCTCAAATGAAAAGATCTTTCGGCATATCGCTCATCACGTTATCAATAAGCATATTACTGCTTCATAGCTTTGTGCCGCATCATCATAGCGAAAATGGGTTTAATCTTGATGAAATTCTCAGAAATGAGCCAGTAAAATCACCACTTGATTTACTTAAAGTTGGCTTTCACATTAATCTAGGAGCTAATCATCTTGAGAATTTTCAGAAAAGTAAATCTGTAATTGCAGAGAAAAAAGCGGTAGCTAAAGAACAACTTAAAGCACAGGGTTTAATCCCAAATAGTTTAAAACTTAATTTAGCTAAAACAACAGAAAATCAATCACTTTTTCCACCAAGAACCATTGGTGCAATTCAAATTCAATTCAATAATTCCTTTACTTACAGAGGACCTCCCCTATTTGCTTAAGAAATCGATTAATCTATTTCAAAATCTTAAGTAAATGACATCTTCATGTTTCAAAAAATTATTTCTTTCTCCATAAAGAACAAATTGATAGTGTTCTTTGGAGTAATCGCTTTAATTGGTGGCGGTATTTATTCAATGGGGCAGCTCTCCATCAATGCTGTTCCTGACATTACTAATAATCAAGTACAGGTAGTGACGGTAAGTCCATCTTTATCCGCACAGGAAGTGGAGCAATTTATCACCTACCCCATCGAAATTTCCATGGCCAATATTCCCATGGTGGAAGAAATACGCTCGATTTCAAAATATGGACTTTCGGTAGTTACCATTGTTTTTAAAGAAAGCGTTCCTGTTCTGGATACTCGTCAATATGTGCAAGAGCAAATCACTATTGTGAGTGATGAAATACCATCTAAATTGGGTGCTCCAGAATTGATGCCGATCACCACAGGATTGGGTGAAATCTACCAATACACTTTAGAAGTGGATGAAGAACATGAAGGAGAATTTTCAGCCATGGAACTCCGAACTATTCAGGATTGGATAGTGAAAAGACAGCTATCTGGTATAAAAGGGATAGTAGAAGTCAGTTCTTTTGGTGGCTATCTAAAGCAATATGAGGTAGCAGTGAATCCAACACTAATGGCGCAACATAAAGTGAGTTTTCAAGAAATTATTGAAGCATTAAATGCCAATAATGAAAATTCCGGAGGTAGTTATATTGAGAAAAATCAAAATGCCTACTACGTAAGAACGGAAGGCATGATGGTCGATTTAGATGACATCCGAAACACCTTATTAAAGCATGATGAAAAAGCACCTGTTTTAATAAAGGACATTGGTACTGTGCAGTTTGGCAATGCCAAAAGGTTTGGCGCCATGACCAAAGATGGAAAAGGAGAAGCAGTTGGAGGTATCACTTTAATGCTAAAAGGAGCTAATTCATCGGAAACGCTGGAATTAGTCAACGAAAGAGTGGCTGAAGTGCAGAAATCTTTGCCTGAAGGCGTAAAAATTAAGCCATATCTAGACAGATCTGATTTAGTAGGCAGAGCAATCAATACCGTAAAAACCAATTTATTGGAAGGCGGTGTAATTGTAATTTTGGTACTTATTCTCCTTTTGGGAAATTTCAGAGCAGGTTTGATTGTGGCTTCCATTATTCCCCTATCCTTGCTATTTGCTTTCATCATGATGAATATTTTTGATGTGTCTGCTAACTTGATGTCGTTGGGGGCTATCGATTTCGGAATAGTAGTAGATGGAGCGGTGATTATTGTAGAAAGCATTCTACATATTCTCTTTACTGTCCATATTGGAAAGCAATTGAGCCAATCAGAAATGGATGATATTGTCATTGATGCTTCACAAAAAATCTACAAATCTGCTGCTTTTGGGGTATTGATTATTTTGGTGGTATTTCTACCGATATTATCCCTTACAGGAATAGAAGGTAAAACTTTCCGACCTATGGCACAGACTGTTAGCTTTGCCATATTAGGTGCCATGATTCTTTCTATGACTTATGTGCCTATGATGACGGCTCTATTTCTCAAGAAAAACATAAAAGAAAGAGTCACTTTCGCTGATAAAGTGATGAACAAATTAAAAGCAGCTTATAAACCGGTTTTAAATTCTTCCCTACGGCATCCCAAGGTCACTATTTCTTTATCAGTAATTTTATTAGCTGCAGCTCTATTTATTTTTAGTAGAATGGGATCTGAATTTATACCACAGCTAGAAGAAGGAGATTTAGCTATGCAGATGACACTTCCTCCAGGTTCTTCATTGGAACAAAGTATAGCCACCAGCACAAAAGCAGAACGCATTTTACTGGATAATTTCCCGGAAGTAGAATCTGTGGTATCAAAAATTGGTACTGCTGAAGTACCGACAGATCCTATGTCGATTGAATTGGCAGATATCATGATCATTCTAAAACCAAAAGATGAATGGACAACTGCTGAAGATCGATTTGATTTAATTGAAAAAATGGAGGAGAAATTGGCAGTTATCCCAACGGCAATTTTTGAATTTACCCAGCCTATTCAATTAAGGTTTAACGAATTGATTACAGGAGCTAAATCAGATATAGCAGTTAAAATATACGGTGAAGACTTAGCCAAGCTTGCAGACTATGGAAATCAGGCAGCAGAAATTATAAAAGATGTGCCAGGTGCTGCTGATGTGAAGGTAGAACAGACAGAAGGTTTAGCGCAGTGGGTCATAAGCTATAATAGAAAAAAAGCAGCTCAATATGGTGTTTCTATAGAAGAATTAAACAGCATCATTAGAGCAGCTTATGCTGGTGAAAATGCAGGGTTCATATTTGAAGGTGAGCGTAAATTTGAACTGGTGGTCAGATTAAAGGAAGCCTTTAGAAATTCTATTGATTTGGATAAGCTCACCATCAAAAGCCAAAGTGGTCAATTGATTCCTTTATCAGAAGTCGCTAAATGGGAATATCAAGAAGGTCCTTTGCAGATTTCGAGAGATGATACGCGCAGAAGAGTGGTGGTTGGAACCAATGTAAGAGATCGCGATATAGCAGGACTTGTGGCAGAAATCGAATCCAATCTGGATAGCAAATTAAAAATGGAGCCTGGTTATTCTATTAAATACGGTGGGCAGTTTGAAACCTTAGAAAAAGCAAGGAATAGATTAGCTATAGCAGTGCCAGTTGCCCTATTATTGATTTTCATCTTGCTCTATTTTGCTTTCGGAAAAGTAAAATATGCTTTATTAATCTATTCAGCTGTACCGCTTTCCGCAATAGGCGGGGTCTTAGCTTTATGGATAAGAGATATGCCATTTAGTATTTCTGCCGGAGTTGGCTTTATCGCTCTTTTTGGTGTGGCCGTACTGAATGGAATTGTGCTTATCAGTCATTTAAATGATTTGAAAAATGAAAAAGACATGGATTTACTGCAACTTATAAAAACGGGAAGTACGGATAGATTAAGACCTGTTATCATGACTGCTTTAGTGGCTTCTTTAGGATTTCTACCAATGGCGCTATCTACTTCAAGTGGTGCTGAAGTACAGAAACCTTTAGCTTCCGTAGTGATTGGCGGTTTGATCACTGCTACTTTCTTGACCTTAGTTGTATTGCCTTCTTTGTATTATCTCATGAATAAAAATAAAGGGAAATCATCTTCTAAACTGATTCCAATTGCATTGCTGATGCTTTTTAGTTTCTTAGGATTCAATCACAATGCCAATGCTCAAGATCAAAATAAGGAGCCAGAAGCATTGAGTTTGATGATACAAAATGCAATGGAGCAAAATCCTCAAATCCGGAATGCTAAATTGAGAATTGAGCAAGCTGAAAGTTTTAAAACTCAATCTTTTGAAATACCCTCAACTAATATCAATTACCAAAGAGGACAGTTAGATGGGCCTGAGATTGATTACAGCTGGAATGTTCAACAGTCATTTGGAAACATCCCAGCAAATTTCA
Protein-coding sequences here:
- the fahA gene encoding fumarylacetoacetase, which codes for MTYKANDPGLKSWVEVPQNSDFPIQNLPYGIFSTSKKSPRAGVAIGDYILDLTEVQSGKLFKELELPERIFDRPVLNDFMDLGKEVTVPVRERISELLQADNQELQGNDQLKEKALVPMDKATMHLPIRIGDYTDFYSSESHATNVGTMFRDPDNALLPNWKHIPVGYHGRASSIVISGTPLHRPKGQTIAPDAKKPDFGPAKLVDFELEMAFITCGGNTLGDAIPTKEAENHIFGFTLFNDWSARDIQKWEYVPLGPFLAKNFGSSMSPWIVTMEALEPFRIPGPKQEPEVLPYLKFAGDYHFDIDLQVGIQPKDSEEKVVTNSNFKYMYWNVIQQLAHQTVNGCNINTGDVYASGTISGNDPSAYGSMLELSWKGTKPIQMPDGTERKFINDHDTVIMRGHGEKDGVRIGFGEVITELLPTK
- a CDS encoding valine--tRNA ligase, giving the protein MSLATKYNPSDLEDKWYKHWMEQKFFASKPDPKKEPYTIVIPPPNVTGVLHMGHMMNNTIQDVLIRRARMQGKEACWVPGMDHASIATEAKVVNMLKEKGINKNEISRDEFMKHAWEWKEKYGGIILQQLKKLGASCDWDRERFTMEEDMSAAVIEVFVDLYKKGYIYRGTRMVNWDPEGKTALADDEVNFKEVQGKMYHIRYQIEGSDDHLIIATTRPETIMADAAICINPNDERFTHLKGKRAIIPLIDKAIPIIEDDYVDMEFGTGCLKVTPAHDINDHEIGLRHNLEVIDIIADNGQLNEKAQILVGEDRFVARKKIAKLLKEKDQLEKEEDYTNNVGHSERTNAVIEPKLSTQWFVKMEELVKPAYENVMNDNIKLIPPKFKNTYKHWMENVRDWCISRQLWWGQRIPAYFMPNGDFVVAQNAEEALKLAKEKTGNQDLKAEDLNQDEDVLDTWFSSWLWPISVFDGFKDPDNEDFNYYYPTNDLVTGPDILFFWVARMIIAGYEFKGELPFKNVYLTGIVRDDKGRKMSKQLGNSPDALGLIDKHGADGVRVGLLLSAAAGNDLLFEEKLCEQGWNFGNKIWNAYRLVEGLEVKEKDTPIEAMKARDWFEARFQDALREINDHFSKFRISDALMATYKLIWDDFCSYYLELVKPPYGEAIDKETYEATITFFEDILTILHPFIPFLTEEIWHQITERDDKDCVIVNHWPIEKDYDRAILHDAKTAFELVSQIRNIRASKGISPKEALTLHVKTNSEMIYQEYISVIDKLANIDELAFTNDKIDQAVSFFIGSDECFIPMEGTIDVEKEKEEIQKELEYNKGFLKSVKKKLENERFVSNAPAQVVEMEKKKQADAEAKIKTLEESLENLK
- a CDS encoding CusA/CzcA family heavy metal efflux RND transporter is translated as MFQKIISFSIKNKLIVFFGVIALIGGGIYSMGQLSINAVPDITNNQVQVVTVSPSLSAQEVEQFITYPIEISMANIPMVEEIRSISKYGLSVVTIVFKESVPVLDTRQYVQEQITIVSDEIPSKLGAPELMPITTGLGEIYQYTLEVDEEHEGEFSAMELRTIQDWIVKRQLSGIKGIVEVSSFGGYLKQYEVAVNPTLMAQHKVSFQEIIEALNANNENSGGSYIEKNQNAYYVRTEGMMVDLDDIRNTLLKHDEKAPVLIKDIGTVQFGNAKRFGAMTKDGKGEAVGGITLMLKGANSSETLELVNERVAEVQKSLPEGVKIKPYLDRSDLVGRAINTVKTNLLEGGVIVILVLILLLGNFRAGLIVASIIPLSLLFAFIMMNIFDVSANLMSLGAIDFGIVVDGAVIIVESILHILFTVHIGKQLSQSEMDDIVIDASQKIYKSAAFGVLIILVVFLPILSLTGIEGKTFRPMAQTVSFAILGAMILSMTYVPMMTALFLKKNIKERVTFADKVMNKLKAAYKPVLNSSLRHPKVTISLSVILLAAALFIFSRMGSEFIPQLEEGDLAMQMTLPPGSSLEQSIATSTKAERILLDNFPEVESVVSKIGTAEVPTDPMSIELADIMIILKPKDEWTTAEDRFDLIEKMEEKLAVIPTAIFEFTQPIQLRFNELITGAKSDIAVKIYGEDLAKLADYGNQAAEIIKDVPGAADVKVEQTEGLAQWVISYNRKKAAQYGVSIEELNSIIRAAYAGENAGFIFEGERKFELVVRLKEAFRNSIDLDKLTIKSQSGQLIPLSEVAKWEYQEGPLQISRDDTRRRVVVGTNVRDRDIAGLVAEIESNLDSKLKMEPGYSIKYGGQFETLEKARNRLAIAVPVALLLIFILLYFAFGKVKYALLIYSAVPLSAIGGVLALWIRDMPFSISAGVGFIALFGVAVLNGIVLISHLNDLKNEKDMDLLQLIKTGSTDRLRPVIMTALVASLGFLPMALSTSSGAEVQKPLASVVIGGLITATFLTLVVLPSLYYLMNKNKGKSSSKLIPIALLMLFSFLGFNHNANAQDQNKEPEALSLMIQNAMEQNPQIRNAKLRIEQAESFKTQSFEIPSTNINYQRGQLDGPEIDYSWNVQQSFGNIPANFRRQKMASAQIELAQQEYHLTKKEISSEIRKAWNEWNFSLKQVDFLEEQAKLLKKSMEQAEEMVVKGESGKLETLSLSGQLISIENELIKSRKMLNDNIQALKQLCFCDQLPDSPTDYSRYDWTNSLDSLTLDPAFTQRNEQQLLAAETNIKVGKAQYFPNAYIGYVNQSLQNVTGYQSLQVGISIPIVYNGVKGKIEELKIEKDIQESTLDWENNERNQRLISAKNDYENYNALIDKSTSMMEELDKLESSSAEALQIGELNFYEFVQNLTALYNIQKTNLELQKEIANISIELQYLTERK